A stretch of DNA from Candidatus Neomarinimicrobiota bacterium:
CTGGCCGTTATCTCTTAATGTTTGATCCACTGCGATTGAATCGTCCACAATGATGATGTCACCCGTAAATCCATGACCGAGATTACGAATTTGAAATGTGCCAGATATGAGTGGCGTAAACTCCACCTGCAGAATCTTGCCTTCGCGCAACACGTCAGTTTCATTAAAGAAAGGATTTATGCGCAATGTATTGCGATGTTCACCTGCATTCGTGGTGATATGCAGCCGCAAAGGTTGACCAACGGGTGAAATAATTGGATCGGGAAAGAAATCCGTATATAGTTTCTGAATGACCGCTACCTCGTGCACGGATGCCTGGAGTGGCGTCTCGTTTATGAGGATCGTGACCGTGTTATCACCGGTGTTGGGCACAGCCAAATCCGGCCGGCCATCGCGATTGAAATCGCCGGACAGTAGGGCATGCGGAGCAAGGCCCGTTGGAAACGTTTGCGCCTGAGCGAACCCACCCAGCCCATCAGCGAGCAACACCGCTACCTGGTGGTCCACACCATCGGCTACTGCCAGATCCGATCTGCCGTCACCGTCAAAATCTTGGATGACGACCGCAAAAGATCCCCCCCCAGCCGGGTAGGAGGATACCGTAAATCCGCCCTGATCATCCGTAAGCAGGAGCGTGACCGTTCCCCCCAATAAGCAGGCCACCGCTAGATCAGACAATCCGTCCTGATTCAGGTCCCCCACTGCTATGTTTTTCGGTGACTCTCCTACGGGGACACCCCATGAAAATGCGAAGCCGCCGGTGCCATCTCCGGCCAGCACCACCAGTGAGTCACTTCGGTCGTTGCCCACCGCCAAGTCGATATAGCCATCGCCGTTGAAATCAGCTGCAACGATGGGCACCGGCCCATCTCCGGAGTAAACGCTGCCTGCAGCATCAAAATTGCCGTAGCCATCGCCGAGCAGAATGGAAACGTTGTCATCGTCCCGATTCGTAACCGCCAGGTCGGCATGTCCATCGTCATCGAAGTCCGCCACCGCTATCCAGCGCGGCCCAAGGCCGGTCTCAAAGAAAGTCGGAGCAAGAAATCCTCCCTCGCTGTCCCCCAGGAATAATGCCACTGTGTGGGCATCTCTGTTAGCCGTCACGGCATCCACCACACCGTCTTCATTGAAGTCCCCTGATGCAATGGCGTGGGGAGCTTTGTGTACAGTAATGAGGGAATCCTGGAGCATGAAGGCCCCTAAACCATCCCCAAATAGCAGCGAAATAGTGGAACCGTTAATATTTGCCACGGCCAGATCACGGTTGCCGTCACGATTCAGGTCAACAAGGATTGCCGAACGGGGGCCGTCGCCGGCTGGGACCGTACTGGAGGAAAATTGGAGTGTTGGTATCTGGGCCGGCAGGTATGCAAGCATGGTCAGAGCCAGAGCGATAACGGTTCTCGATAGATATCTTGTTCGGGCCAGCGGCTCGTCCTTGATTAGCAACCGGCCTTCTAGCTCAGAATTAATGTCGGCGCGATCTCCCAATATGCCTCCTCCTGCATTGAGTTGTGGAATTGTGGTGGGCGGAATTTCCAAACAAACAGGCGCGATCTCAAGTGCTTATGTGGGAGCCCCTTGGTCGAGCCTGCGGTGATTGGGCAGCACCTCTCCCCGGTATGGGCCGTACCCGTGAAACACGTAGCCCCCCTCGTCAATTGGATAACCGGTCCGGAACTCATTCAAGGTTCGGATTCCCTGAGAAGGCAACATGTACCCGGATTTGGGGGCCTGCGTCAGATTTTAAAGGCGGGCTGGCCCTCGCCCAGAAATTTATTATTCAGGGTCGACCCATATACTTTATGAGAGGTAAGACCATGACATGATCATGGTTCAACAGTACCCTGCTGTCTCGGTCAGTTGTCCTGAGCCGGGGCAATTTGTGGCCCGAGCGGGCAGCCCCTTATGTGCGGGGCTGCGCGCTCGGTGCCTGAAAAGTCGCGACGATCAAAATTGGGCTCCCTGATCAGGTGAGATAGTTGGCAATCATCCGCAGCTGATTTTCAAATAGAGCCAGATCTGAGAGTCGCGCAGAGGCGTTTAGCCTTTGGTTTTCATCTTCATTGCGG
This window harbors:
- a CDS encoding VCBS repeat-containing protein — translated: MGDRADINSELEGRLLIKDEPLARTRYLSRTVIALALTMLAYLPAQIPTLQFSSSTVPAGDGPRSAILVDLNRDGNRDLAVANINGSTISLLFGDGLGAFMLQDSLITVHKAPHAIASGDFNEDGVVDAVTANRDAHTVALFLGDSEGGFLAPTFFETGLGPRWIAVADFDDDGHADLAVTNRDDDNVSILLGDGYGNFDAAGSVYSGDGPVPIVAADFNGDGYIDLAVGNDRSDSLVVLAGDGTGGFAFSWGVPVGESPKNIAVGDLNQDGLSDLAVACLLGGTVTLLLTDDQGGFTVSSYPAGGGSFAVVIQDFDGDGRSDLAVADGVDHQVAVLLADGLGGFAQAQTFPTGLAPHALLSGDFNRDGRPDLAVPNTGDNTVTILINETPLQASVHEVAVIQKLYTDFFPDPIISPVGQPLRLHITTNAGEHRNTLRINPFFNETDVLREGKILQVEFTPLISGTFQIRNLGHGFTGDIIIVDDSIAVDQTLRDNGQ